The Medicago truncatula cultivar Jemalong A17 chromosome 7, MtrunA17r5.0-ANR, whole genome shotgun sequence genome includes the window CTCTCGTAAAATAATGGCTGTTGCTGCTTTAACTGTTGGCGTTTTTGGGGCTCTTATACTATTTCACGCCGCTTATTCAACCATCCAATGTattcttcacttttttttttttgttgctttttatGCTACTTCGTTTCATCTTTCTACGCTTTCTTAATCtgttttaatcttatttattttgttgcagATAAGAGCTTGTTGAAGATTACTGAAGATGAGTTTACAGCACCCCCTTTTAATGTAACCtaattcattcattaatttctctgttttattttatttattgtttttgtgtttgcTGTTTTTGAATTTAAGGTTGATTATGTAGGTTGTGATTGAGCTGTTTATTGGTCTGTTGCTTTGTTTTTGGGCTGCTCTTACTGTTCCTGGCAAGTTTTTGTCCATACACCCTCACTCTGATGAGAACAGGTTTCTTCTTACTACcattctaataatttttttttagggtttttgctCTTGTTCTGTGTGTTTGTTTGGATGGATATAAGTAGTTGGTATTTGGTTTGAAAGATTTACTTTTATGTTAGAGAGTGACCcctgtagcaccgacacttctaaTTGAAGGCGTGTCGATACGTGTCAGTTTTTGACTCTGGCATGACATTGACACATGtatttgtttatattgaattatatcattttctcaaattattattgatttcaATGTTGTATCCGGCGTCcatgtctgtgcttcataggcGGTGACAACTTTGAGATAGTTTTTAAAGTATACTACTACCCAATTTGAGTTGCTCATATTAGGTAGTGAAGAGTTGTCCTTTTTAACTTGGTCAACCTTGATATGATTCTGTTGTTTTATTTGAAGTTAGTTCTGTCTTTTGAGAATACTTGATGGGGTGGAATGGAGTTATACTGTAGTAAATTAGTGCTACTCCATTCTTTTCTAATTGACTaatatttagaaaaattaattatggtTTGAATTTACTGTCATTTGTGGTTTTCTAGACACACTTATACTGTGTAAACTACTTTTAACTCACTATACTCCAATATGCACTTATCATAACGACTAAACCACAATGGTTAATAAAAAcgatttatttgtttttaattttcacttaCTCATTCATTAgcttattgtttttcttatgtGGGGAAAAACCTTAATGGTCTGTTTATGAGGTGGATTTTGGAGGGGTTAGgtctatattttaatatatatttgagatttttaaaaattcatagaaTACCATGATATATGATCATAGAACAATTCAATCacacttcattcatttttagaaacattttatagcttgcttaatttagaaaagaaaaacaagccCTCGTCCCCTCCCCTCTGAAATCCTCCTCCCAAACAGACACTAAATAACGGTCATTTAGGAGCGGAAGGAGTAATacactagaagaaaaaaaagttttgtttaaGTTTTGACTCACGAGGGAATGGAAAAGTTTCACTTTATGCAATATCAGTGAGAAGTTAAAAGCAAGACACTCTGAATCTACTTCAACCAAGCTTACTTTTTACgagtttgaactttgaaaacaGATGGGCATAATATTTCTAGAAAAACAATATGAATGAACAAGCAAATATTCATTTAGTTGGAGAAAAATGAATTCACCCAATCTTGTTTTCCATAATTAAGATTACAATATCAAGTTGTTTGGGTttctatgtttttatttatatgcTTGGTTTTGTTTGCTTCTCTTTATCTCAAACTAGAggcatatatttttataattctgATCGACTAAGTCAGTTATTccctggtttttttttttgtcttttatctGCGCCAACCAAATCCTTGATTTCCTATCATGCTATATATGAAGTTGATATGTCTTCCTTGATGGTTTATAATGGAGATTCTAGTGTGGTGGTCTGCATATATGAACACTATGATCATTGATATGTTTTCATTGTATTGGCAAGGTCCATAAATTTTCTACGAGCCATTTAAGCAGTCTGTTTGGTTTAATTCAGTTGGTGCGAATTTTTATCCTCTCTAAAGGAAGTACAAAGTTCCTTTCATTCATACATCATAGCCTGTTGTTTGAaatccaaacacacactaaattTTTTCTGTCAAGTTTTTCGTTCACAAATCACAGTCTGTTATCTGACTAATTTGCTCAGTATTGACattatttgtcaaaaagaaaagggacaaaggaaaaattaaatatgcttCAGCGCTTGATCATCACTTAATTGTGTTTCTGTATTGATATATAAACATCACCAAACGATCGTTGATGTTATTCATGGTTTGGCATATTGATATATAAACATCACCAAACGATCGTTGATGTTATTCATGGTTTGGCATGCTCAATTGATTTGCAACGGGGCACTTAAGTTGTATCTGTCAGGTTTTTCATTTATAAGTCATTACCTGCTGGTAGATCATTGGCAGTTGGGTTTGATTTAACTAATATGTTCAGTATTGACATAGTTAATCTTAAAAAAAGGGtcaaagaaaatttatattgttCCTCTGCAACATTTGTGCTTAAGCTGATCAAGCATGGAGAGAGAGAAGTGTGCAAAAAATGTTGGCCATGTATCATAATCTATTATATAGTCCCTGTacattttaacaattttcagATTCTTTGATAGGCAATCCCATGGTTAGTTAGTTAGCTAGTCAGTTAGTAAGTAGGAGTTGGGATGGGGAGGTGCAAATCTTTGAAGTTCTACAATCTATGTTGTAATCCAGGAAATTCTTTCAtaaatcaactaattaaaaaaataccagTTCTAATCATAGGTCTCAGTCAATTTTTTTGCAATGTAGTCCCTGAATGCAGCCTCCAAGTTTCATCTATAATTCTGATTTAAAggattttctttgaaaattccCAAAACCTACAGGGACCTGTTCACATGATATAAAGTGATTTATCTGAAATTTTCTGTTTGAAAAGCTTTGCAATTTCTGTGTTCATTGTTGAGAGAAGTATCACTTGTCATGGAAATATTTGGATCCTAATACCAGAATTGTCTCCAATTCAATGCAGGATTGTTTCTTTACCTGCCAACCTAGATTTCATGATCTTCAACCACCGAGGCAAAGTTTTTCCCCTGGAAACGGATTTGAAGCTGAAACACTGAGGACTTCTAAGAACTATCAAGTGTCCTTATCCCTCAAATGTGCAAGACAAATACTCTCTTAATATGAAAGAATTTGTATGTGTTTGATATAACTGTTGGTTAATGTAAGAAATTCTGCTGTAACTTATCTTATTAGTCAGTACTGGCCACTTGCCCCAGTAATTTTTACAGGATGTTAGTACTTGTATTATTTATGATGAGCAGCTTTCACTATTGCCATACTTTCATAAGTGAATTGTAAAATACTCTTTGAATTCAATTTTACACGAGTATATAATTGGACTGTCCcaataaagataaataagtaTTATCATGAGTATATACTAAGATCATTTTGAAATAGGTGGAAGACTCCTTGAGATCGATGGAGTCAGAATCCTCTCTAGTGACCAGAAAATTTCATCAGGAGAGAAAGATTCATGGAATAATAGAGCATTAATTGAAAATAGTACTAGTAGTATTATTTTATCCCATGAGTCTCTCTCTTTCCAATTACTCCTAGTCCTGTGCGGTTACTTGCATATAATATGTCTCCACCATACAAGTAGGGAGAGAAAGCAAGGAGGAGCAACTTGTAGAAATAATGGATCCTGACCTTTGTGGATTCCAATGAATGACAGAATGAGGTGCATttaagattgttgttggtgttgtgtATACCATGTTTTGTAACTCGCCAAAATTACGGCCAGTGATATAACCAAAAAAGTACGTGTAGTTTTTGCTCATATTAAAGGCAGGAGGGAGTAGGTTTCACATAAACTTCTTTCTGACCAGATAACACAACGTGACCAAAAGCAGGTTTCCCAATTTCACTGAAGCAGCCTATTTTTCAGCATTTTGAGGATTGATTATCCTCCTCCctccatttttaaatataagtaaaattgactttttaggttcattcatctAATGTTTATGTGCCACTTGCCCACAGAACTAAGGCTCTGCTTAGATAGTTTAAAATGAACAGAGTGGTATGAGACGGAATGCATTCTACCATATTCTATTTCACTTAGGCATAGCAATGGGGCAGGGCGGGGACAGGTTTTACCTTCTccgtccccatacccgattctcatatgcttacccgttaccctacctatacccaacggggatgagaaattgaatctcattcCCGTCCCCGATGGGTTTGGGTATCCCCACCCCATTCCccgtccccgcattgaataatttttatttttttttaataaaaatcagaagtttttttgcatccccCAACAGCAACGTTATAGTACATTATTCAATAATACGTccactttaacatttgttagacggaatgatttagttgatcctttaaatatcatCAATGGTAATTTgtattaacatgacaattatcaaacaaaataacaagagatatcaacataaaataattttttacatttaggACGGGTTTatgtatgggttcggggtgggtacttATATACCCGTTAaccgtcccatacccgtgttttgaaatcggggaaaacccataccCACACCCAGTCAAAACGGGAAAAATCCGTCAAATCGGATTTGGTTCGCGCGGGTAACCACAGGTATGAGTTTTGTTGCCATTTCTAATTTCActccattcaattttttaaaatctaaacaaTGAAAATCCCTATCTATACCATTCTATTTCATTCCATTTCATTCAATTCTACCAATCCCAGCAAAGTTTATAATTTCTCTTGCTAGTTGGGACTTTGATTGGCAAGGAGGTGGATGAATGTTATTTGGAATTGATGGTGATGTtaatgtgaataaaaaaaaaaagtcttactAACGAGTGCTCTAAGAACATTTGTTAAAGAATAAatgaaaactttattttaaaaatataagtttttattttgtcttaACAATAATTACactattttttaatacaatttacttatttaaatattttaaccaATACTCTAAAAACATGGTTAACTAACATTCTCCTACTGAAAAAGGAATTGTTTGTGATGTCATCGTGATTGGCACATTGACCAAGCAAGCATTATAATAATATGGATTAGATGCACTAACTGGGTCTGTGTTTTGGCCATTTGATCTGAAATTGACCGCGTAATCTGAATGATCTTATCCTAAATCAACAAAAGTTGAGTGTTGCGGTAACTGAAACAGATCCCAGTCCCTTAAATAATGCAGGATGGGGAATATTACCACATGCAATGCAACTGGCATGGCATACCCATAATTCTTCTCACCGCCATTCATATAAACTATTAACTATCCAGTAAAATAAAACCACAGGTTCATACTTCCTCATATATTAGTTATATTATTGTCTCTTCTTTTCACCGGTTTTAAACAAACAATCAGCTGCTTGGTACCCTGCAAAATTAGTATATGCCCTCTACATCATAAAATGGAGATCGTGGAATAGAACAACTTTATGTTATGAAAGAATACAATGTTTgttagtttatattttgttacgATTCGGGAATCCTTCCCTTGCAATTGAATAGACTAATCATTTGAACCAAATAGTATTAAAACTTGATGAATAATgaacacatacatatatatagtaAAACATCTCAATATATCCATTCattccaacaaaacaaaaaaaaaaaagcttaatatATCCATCCATCTCAAAAACGCGATGATGATATAGGGATAtcaaattaatattgtattcCTTAATATTAATTCTATCATATTTGTGGAAGAATTTAAGTCGTTACAAAAGTCACAAACAATACATTATACATGTTTGAGACGAAAGTatacaaattcaaaatatataggTAGAACTATCTTGTTTGAAATGTCTACCTAtgtaaaaatcaaattgatGTTTATATACTAAAAAGAATATTGATAGTTTTTGCACTATCTGTATACATAAATGTGTCTAAATATAGATTGTTGAATCCAGAAGAAGTGTTATAAAGCATCACTATGTCGATTCTCTATAATCTTTTGAAGTTCTTGAGGCTTACATGGCAATGCAATAGCACCCTTTTGTTGATAACCATACTCATCCTTAGCTTGCTCCAA containing:
- the LOC25499319 gene encoding membrane magnesium transporter, yielding MAVAALTVGVFGALILFHAAYSTIQYKSLLKITEDEFTAPPFNVVIELFIGLLLCFWAALTVPGKFLSIHPHSDENRIVSLPANLDFMIFNHRGKVFPLETDLKLKH